The Juglans microcarpa x Juglans regia isolate MS1-56 chromosome 2S, Jm3101_v1.0, whole genome shotgun sequence genome has a window encoding:
- the LOC121253480 gene encoding ATP-dependent DNA helicase PIF1-like — translation MSRKEAIEVLDKMLKNINDSELSFGGKVVVFGGDFCQILPVVQKSTRQQQIDTSLVSSYLWPTLTKFHLTENMRARLDPDFSKYILELGNGMPPITIDELVNIPVAMLIPYENDATSLNHLVDAVFHDICDYSVNISTIMNRAILTPKNAYVDEINTLLIQKFLGELKRYYSFDESIDASKQLVMEDFLNTLTPNGLPPHELLLKQNCPIMLLRNINPSEGLCNGTRLICRNFDHNMIHAEIAVGHHSGRKVFIPRIPFLPNPDENSGFPFKRTQFPVKLSFAMSIDKSQGQTLDFVGIYLPHPVFSHGQLYVALSRAKTISAIKILIRPISAEESENNRTKNIVYTELLTLAASN, via the coding sequence ATGTCAAGAAAAGAAGCCATAGAAGTATTGgataaaatgttgaaaaacatTAATGATTCAGAACTATCTTTTGGTGGAAAGGTTGTTGTGTTTGGTGGAGATTTTTGTCAAATCCTACCTGTAGTTCAAAAAAGCACAAGACAACAACAAATTGACACTAGCTTGGTTTCTTCTTACCTATGGCCAACATTGACAAAGTTTCATTTGACTGAAAATATGCGTGCAAGATTAGATCCagacttttcaaaatatatattagaattagGCAATGGGATGCCACCAATCACAATTGATGAACTTGTCAATATTCCTGTAGCCATGTTAATCCCATATGAAAACGATGCCACTTCTTTGAATCATTTGGTGGATGCTGTTTTTCATGATATTTGTGATTATTCAGTAAACATTTCAACCATAATGAATCGAGCTATATTGACACCAAAGAATGcttatgttgatgaaataaacaCTTTGTTAATTCAGAAATTTCTCGGGGAGCTAAAACGATATTACAGCTTTGATGAATCAATTGATGCATCTAAACAACTAGTTATGGAAGATTTCTTGAATACACTAACACCAAATGGACTTCCTCCTCATGAGTTATTACTGAAACAAAATTGTCCAATCATGTTGCTCAGAAACATTAACCCTTCAGAAGGATTATGCAATGGAACACGACTTATATGCCGCAATTTTGATCATAACATGATTCATGCAGAAATTGCTGTTGGTCATCACAGTGGTAGAAAAGTTTTTATTCCAAGAATCCCATTCTTGCCAAATCCTGATGAAAATAGTGGTTTCCCATTCAAGCGAACTCAATTCCCTGTTAAATTAAGCTTTGCAATGAGTATAGATAAATCACAAGGACAAACATtggattttgttgggatatatttGCCTCATCCAGTTTTCTCACATGGGCAATTATATGTGGCTTTATCAAGAGCTAAGACTATTTCTGCAATCAAGATTTTAATAAGGCCAATCTCAGCTGAAGAATCAGAAAACAAtcgcacaaaaaatattgtttatacgGAATTGTTAACATTGGCAGCTTCTAATTGA